The sequence below is a genomic window from Microbacterium sp. cx-55.
CCCGAAGCGCCAGGAAGATGATCGCGCTGGCGACGGCGAGCCCCACGATGAGCAGGGCCAGCCGCGTCAGCGCGTATCGGATCACCCGGCGCTCTTGCTCAACTCGGCGACGTTCAGGCGCTCGTTGAGGTTGTCGGCGGGCATGCCGCTGACCTGGGTGGAGACGGCGGCGACGGATGCGCCGTTGTAGAGCCAGTCGGCGGCGGCGTCTTCGGACACGATCCGCGCGGCTTCGGCGAGGAGCGAGTCGGCCTCGTCGTCGCTCGTCGCGGCCCGCGACTGCGCGTACAGGTCGGTCACCTCGGGGTTCGCGTACGTGAAGTAGTACTCGGGGTTTGCCCAGTTCTGGAAGTCGCGCGCCTCGGTGTGCAGCACGAAGCTCAGGTCGAAATCGCGGTTGGTGTAGACGTCCTGCAGCCAGGTCGAGAAGTCCACCGAGTTGACCGTGAGGGTGACGCCGACCGCATTCAGGTCGGAGACCAGCAGCTGCGCGATCGTCGTCGGGTAGAAGTTCGGGATGGTGAGGGTCAGCTCGGTGTCTTCGGCGCCCGCATCCGCCAGCAGCTGGGTGGCCGCATCCGGGTCGTACGGGGCGACGTCGGAGAGGTCCTCGTAGCCGGGGTCGAGCGACGGGATCGGTCCGTAGAGGGTCTCTCCGGCGCCGAGCGCCTCGACGATGGCGTCGTGATCGATCGCCTGGCGGATGGCCTGGCGCACGCGCTTATCGGCGAGCGGGCCCGAGGTCTGGTTGAACGCCAGCGTGCCCTTGTCGGTGGAGGCGCCGATCGACAGGGCAAAGTCGCCGTTCGCTTCGATCTGGTCCTTCAGGTTCGCGTCGAACCCGGTGACGACGTCGAGTTCGCCCGCCTGCGCGGCGTTCAGCGCGGCCTGGTTGTCGGGGATGTACTCGAACGCGACCTCGGCGGCCGCGGCGGGCTCGCCCCAGTAGCTGTCGCTCCGCGCCAGCGTGATACTCGCGCCCTGCGTCCAGTTGTCGAGCGTGAAGGGCCCGGTGCCGTTCGCGGCGGTCTTGTAGTCCACCGTGTCGCCTTCCTTCAGCACGACGCCCGCGCGGCCGGTGAGGTTCCACAGCAGCTGCGAGTCGGGGCCGGCGAGCGTCAGGGTGATCGTCTGCCCGTCGGCGGTGATGCCGGTGACACCCGCCAGCGTGCTGGCATCGATCCACGACGCCGTGTCGCGGTGCTGGGTGAGCGACCAGACGACATCCTGCGCCGTCAGTTCCTGGCCGTCGTGGAACGTGACTCCGTCGCGCAGCGTGAACTGGTAGGTGAGTCCGTCGTCTGACACGGTCCAGTCGCTCGCGAGCGCGGGGACGATCTCCTGCTGGGGCGTCCGGGACACGAGCCCCTGGTACACGTTGTCGATCAGGATCTGGTCGAGCGCGGCGCCCGACGTCTCGCGGATGTCGAGGTTCGTCGGCTCGAGGACGAGACGGACCGAGACGGTCGCATCGGGGTCAGCGGGGCCGGCGGTCGAGGCCACGGGCGAGGACGGGCCCGCGCATGCCGTGAGGGTGAGCGCGGCGGCGGCCAGCAGGGCGGCGGCGGCCAGAGATGTGCGGCGGAACATGAGGTCCTTTCGCCCGGGGCGCGGGCGGGTGATGGCGGGAGGTCGGTGCGGTGTACCAGCCTAGAGCGGGGTGCCCGGGAGGGGCGCCGCCCGGGCGTAATGCGGCGTAGCCGTTAGGGTCGGGCGACCTCTTCCGGCGTCGGCGCACCGGAAGAGGAGAGGAGCGCGGCCTCGTCCCGCAGCAGTTCGGCGAGGCGGACCGGGATCTCCTCGTGCACGTTGTGGTGCGAGTCGACGACGACGATCGCGGCGGTCGGATGACGGTCGCCGAACTCTTCGGCATCCGCTTCCGTGACGTATCCCTCGGCGCCGCGGATCAGCAGCACAGGGGAGTGGACGGCGGCCAGATCGTCCCAACCGGAGTGCGAGAGCACGTTCCGCACCGGGTCGCCGGCACCCGGCGTCGGAACGGAAGAGGCGGATGCGGCGGCCGCCGCCGCAGCGAGGTGTGCGAAGTGGTGCTTCCACTCCACCCGTCCGTCGGCGCGGACGCGAGAGTTCAGGTACACACCGCGCGCCGCCGCGTCGCGGCTGCCGCCGAGACCGAAGGCGAGCGCGCGGTCCACCAACTCGTCCCGGGACGCCCAGTCGGTGGGGCCCGCGAAGAACTCGCGCACCTGGCGGGGGCCCGCATCCGGATTCACGCCGGGGGTGATGTCGACGATCACGAGCCGGTCGACGAGGTCCGCACGCGCGGCGGCGACCGCCGCGGCCGTGAGTCCGCCGAGCGAGTGACCGACGAGCAGTTGCGGTCGGTCGGTCCACGCGTCGACGGCGGCCACGACGTCCTGTGCGAGCGTGGCGGGGGAGTAGTCGAGGTCATCCCGCCACGAGGAGTCGCCGTGCCCGGCGAGATCGATCGCGAGCGCGGGAAGGCCGAGCGCGAGAACCGTCGTGTCCCAGGTGTGCGCGTTCAGGCCCGCGCCATGGAGGAACGTCGCGACCGGCGGACTGTCGCCATAGCGGAGCGCCGACAGAGTGCGCCCGTCGGGCAGGCCCAGGCGAACGCGCCGAACCCTTGGGGGCGGCTCGACGCGACCGATCTCGGCGGCCTGCACCGGCAGGAACGAGAACTCGTCGAAGGAGTCCGCACCCCGCTCCGCGGTGTCATCGGGGAGGGCTGTCGAAATCGCGGCGTCGTCGGTCACGGCAGAATGCTACGCGCCGTTCCGACCACCCGTCCGTTCGGTGTCACACGCGGTTACCCTGGCGTTATGAGCGAAGAGCGCCGGGTCCATCTCGCCAAGTCCGCCCCGTCCGCCTACCGCGCGCTGGAGGCGTTCGCGAAGTCGGTCGGGCAAGTCGCGACCGACGGTGGCATCGACGATCGCCTGAAAGAACTCGTTCAGTTGCACGCCTCGCAACTGAACGGATGCGCCTTCTGCGTGCGGGTGCACGTCGATCGCGGCCTCACCGCGGGGCTCGACGCCGATGTCATCGCGCAGATCCCGACCTGGCGCGAATCGGGCGTCTTCTCCGAGCGCGAGCGCGCCGGTCTGGAGCTCGCCGAGGCCATCACCTTCATCGATGAGGGTGGCGTCGCAGATGACGTCTACGACCGGGTCGGCGCCATCCTGACCGAACCCGAGTACGTGGCCCTCAGCTGGATCCTCGTGTCGATCAACGCGTTCAACCGCGTCGCCATCGCGGGCCGGTACCCGGTTCCGCCGCGCTCGGCATCGTGAGTACGCTGACGCCGGCGCTGGCGGGCGCCGTCAACTTCCGCGACGTCGGGGGACTGCCCGCGGCGACCGGCACGACGCGCTCCGGGGTGCTCTTCCGCTCCGGATCGCTCGCGCGGATCGACGAGCCGGCTCGCACGCAGATCGCGGGGATCGGCCTGCGCCGGATCGTCGACCTGCGCGATGACGACGAGGTGGCGCTCGAGCCGACGCTCGGTGACCTCGCGGTGGCCGACACGGTGCGCGTGCCGCTCGTGCTGGGCTCGGTCGCCTCCTTCTTCGAGAACGACATGAGCCTCGACGAGCTCTACGCGCATATCGTCGACGAGAGCGCGCCGCGCCTGGTGGAGGTCGTGCGTGCGGTGATCGAAACGCAGCCGGTGCTGGTGCACTGCACGGCGGGTAAGGACCGCACGGGGGTGTCGGTCGCGCTCATCCTGTCGGCCGCAGGCGTCGAGGAGGACGCCGTGGTGGCTGACTACGCACGCACGGCGGCGAACCTCGACCCGGAACGCGCGAGGCGGATCGTCTCGTGGCTGCGCCGGGTGCATCCGGATGCGGTCCACCTGGAAGAACTCGTCACCGGATCACCCGAACCCGCCATGCGGGGTCTGCTCGAGCGGCTGCGCGGCTCGCACGGCGATCCGGCGGATTATCTTCGTGCCGCCGGTGTCTCGGATGACGAACTCGCCGAGCTGCGCCGCATCCTGATCGCTCCCCGCTGAGTCGCTCGCTGGGTCGCTCGCGCCGGGTGGGTCGCTCGCGCCGGGTGGGTCGCTCGTCGCCGAGCGGCGTCGGGAGATCGTGACCGAGTTAGGCGAGCCTTGCCTTCAGAGGGGTAGGATGAACGAGTCATGTCCGAGAACCTCACCCACAGCGCCAGCGCCTGCCGTGCATCCAAGCACGTGCGTGCGCAGCATCTGGTGACGGCCGACGAGTCGTCGCTCTCCGACCTGGAGATGCTCCTGACGACGTTGCCGCTCTGCTCGACCGGCCGCGTGTTCGTCGAGGTTCTGGACGAGAGCGACATCGTCGACATCACGGTTCCGGCGCGCATGACGATCACCTGGCTTGCCCGCTCGCAGCGCAGTGGCGCTCCGGGCACCGGGCGCGCGTGCGCCCCCGGCAGTGCGCTCAGCCGTGCGGTCATCGCGTGGGCCGACGAGATGCTGTGCACCGAAGAGGCGTGCGGCACCTCGGTGACTCTGCTCGGGGGATACCTCGGCACGGCCGATATCGTCGACCACCTCACCGAGGCCCACGGCATCCCTGCCGACCGCATCCGCACCCCCGAGCGCTTCGCGGCCGTCATCCACCGCTGAGCTCCGCCCGCCACCACGCCGTGCACGTTCGCGCGTGTTCGCGTGTCGCGATCTGCCGCCCGCCTACGCGGATTGCGCCACGTGAGCGAGGCCCCCGCGGGCTCAGGTGTCGCAATCGGTCGCTCGGGCCTGCGGATTGCGCCATGTGAGCGAGGTGGGGTGCCCGGGCGAGGTGGGTGCCCGGGTGGCGTGGGGTGCCCGAGTGAGGTGGGGTGCCCGGGTGGCGTGAGCGCCTCGCTGGCTCAGGTGTCGCGATCTGCCGCCGGCCCACGCGCATTGCGCCACGTGAGCGAGGCCCTCGCGGGCTCAGATGTCGCAATCGGTCGCTCGGGCCTGCGGATTGGGCCACGTGAGCGGAGTGGGGTGCCCGGGCGAGGTGGGTGCCCGAGTGAGGTGGGGTGCCCGGGTGGCGTGAGCGCCTCGCTGGCACACGTGTCGCGATCTGCCGCCGGCCCACGCGCATTGCGCCACGTGAGCGAGGCCCTCGCGGGCTCAAGTGTCGCAATCGGTCGCCGGGCCCCGCGGATTGCGCCATGTGAGCGAGGAATGCCGGCGGATGCCGGACCGCCCGGCGTCGTACGACGGGCGGCGGGCGCAGGGCGCCGGATGCGGCGGGGGAGTCAGGCCGAGGGGACGCCGAGCGGCGGTGATGCCGGGCGGCGGAGGGGTCAGGCCGCGGGGCGGCGGGTGCGGGGGAGGTAATTGCCGTCCTCGAGCCCGGCTTCGATCTCGAACCTGTTGCGCAGCGGATCGCGCCCGGCGAACCGGTATAGCACCGGCATGAGGAAGCCGTACCGCCGCCACTGCCGTTCGTGCGTGCTCTCGTGGGCGAGGAGCCGGTCGTCGACCGGCGCGTCACCGGTCAGGAAGCAGTGCCCGACGCAGACGCCCCCGCGGGGGAACGCCCACTCGGGGAGGCCGCGGAAGACGAAGAGCGATCCGTGCCGTTCGATGCGTCCGCGGCTCCAGATGGTTCCCCAGACCCACCCGACGGCGCAGCCGTAGAGGTAACCGGCGCGGCTGATCGGGGAGTCGAGGAGCGCCGCGGGGATGAAGCGGTCGATCCTACGGCCGCGTTCGACGGCCGCTGCGGCGCGCTCGCGCCATCCGGCCGGTGCGGGACGAGCGTTCATGCGAGGGCTCCGATCAGTCGCAGCAGGGTTCCCATGTCATCCGGCGCGCTCGCCGCCGAAGCCGGCGCGAAGCCGGCCAACGACGCGCCGGCCAGAGGCGTCGCCGCGCGGAGTTCCTTGATCGCGGCGATCAGGTCGGCAAGCGCCGCACCGAACGGTTCGGACGCCTTGACCCCGGGCATCTCGGCGGGGTCGAGCACATCCACGTCCACGTGCACGTGGACCGCGTCGACGCCGAGTTCGGCCACAGCAGTCGCCAGCGCGGCGGGATCGCGGAGCGCCTCGGAATCGATGATCCGGATGCCGTGCGCCGCGATGTAGTCGACCTCGGCGTCATCGAGGGCGCGGGCACCGACGAGGATCACATCGCTCGGCCGCACGGTGCCGGACGGGAGAGTCAGCTCGGGAGCGCCGTCACCCAGGACGGCGCGGAGAGCCATGCCCCCGAACGCGTGCGAGGTCGAGGTTTCGGGGGAATGCAGATCGGGGTGAGCGTCGGCCCAGACGACGGCCACCCGACCGTGGTCCGCGGCAGAGCGCCCGACGCCCGCGACGGCCACGCTGCAGTCACCGCCGATCGTCAACGCGCGTTCCGTGAGCGGGGCGAACGCCGCATCCAGCGCCAACCGCACCTGGCGGAGTGCGCTGTAACGGTGCACGCCCGTGCCGAGCTCGTCGCCCGCTTCCAGCGGCACGGGGATGCGCTCGCACGCACTGCGCGGCAGGTCTCCGGCGATGGCGTCGGCGCCGTCGATGAGATTCATGGCCCGCGCGGAGGGCGAGCCCTGCCACTGCGGAACGATCAGAAAACGGGTCACGGGGATTCCTCGGGGGAGCGACGGGGCCGCGCGGACGCGGCCCCGTCGGAGATCACTGCTGGTGCGGCAGCTGCTGCGAGATCTGCTGCTGCGGCGCGGCCTGCGGTTCGGCGCCGGCGCCGAGAGCGCCCTGCGTCGACCCGCCGGCCTTGAGCGCGGCGAGCCGGGCCTCGACCTCGGTCAGTTCACCGATGTCGTCGAGGCTCTCGAACTGGGCGTCGAGGCTCGAGGCGGCGAGCTCCGCCTTGCCCTGCGCGAGCGCCTCCTGGCGGCGGATCTTGTCTTCGAACCGGCCGATGTCGCTCGTCGGGTCGAGCACGTTGACGCTCTTGATCGCGTCGTGCACCTTGTTCTGCGCCTCGGCGACCTTGGCCCGCGCGAGCAGTTCGCTGCGCTTGGTGCGCAGCTGCTCGAGCTTCGTCTTCATGCCGTTGAGGCCGTCCTTGAGCTTGTCGACGACCTCGGTCTGCGCAGCGATCTGAGGTGCGGCGGCCTTGGCCTGGCTCTCCTCGGAGATCTGGCGCTGCAGAGCGATCTTGGCGAGGTTGTCGAACTTGTCGGCATCCGCCCCGTTGCCGGCGTTCCGCATCTCGTCGGCGCGGCGGCTCGCCGCGAGCGCCTTGCTGCCCCACTCGGCTGCCGCCTGGACGTCTTCCTGGTGGTCGCGCTCGAGGAGGCGCAGGTTGCCGATCGTTTCGGCGATCGCCGACTCGGCGTCGGCGATGTTGTTGCTGTAGTCGCGCACGAGCTGGTCGAGCATCTTCTGCGGGTCTTCCGCAGAATCGATCATCGCGTTGACGTTCGCCCGGACGAGGGTCGAGATGCGTCCGAAGATGGACTGCTTGGCCATCGTGTTTCCTTTCCTTGAGGTCGATTCCGGATGCGGCGGGTGCCGGTCCGGATCAGAATCTGCCGCCACCGCGGCGGGAGCGGCCGCCCCCGCCGAAACTTCCGCCGCCGCTGCGTGAGCGCCCGCCGCCGAATCCGCTCCGCGACCCGCCGCCGAGCGATCCGCCGCCGAGCGATCCGCCGCCGAATCCGCCCCCGCCGAATCCGCCGCCGAACCCGCTGCTGCGGCGGCCCCCGCCGAGGATCGAGCCGACGAGCAGGCCGCCCAGCATGGCGCCCATGTCCGAGCCGCCTCCGGTCGGGGCGAAACCGTCGACGTCGCCGCGGGCCGAGTCGATGGCGGATGCTGCGAGCTGGCTGGCCCGCTGCGCCGACTGCAGGGCGCGCTCCGCATCCGCCGACTGCTCCTGCCGTGCCTGAGCGAAGCTCGCTCCCGCCTCGGCGAGCCGCGTGCGGGCGGTCGCGCCGACGGCGCCGCGCCGCGCCGCGATGAAGTCCTCCGCGGCCGAGATCTGCGCCTGCGCCTGGGTCAGGGCAGGTCCGAGCAGCTGCCGGGCGCGTTCGGTGCGGGCGGCGGAGTCTTGCGCGGCGGCGAGCAGCGCGTCGAGTTCGGCGTCGGCAGTCTGCAGGCGCTGCAGCGCCGCGACGGGGTCGCTCGCGGCGCGGTCGGCGTCGATCTCCGCGCGCGCCCCGGCAACGGCCGCCGCGAGGCGCCCGTCCGGGTCGGGCAGCGCGGCGGATGCGGCGATCTCCCGCTCGATCTCGGCGCGGAGGACGGGCACCTGCGCCGCCGCTGCGGTGAGCTGTTCGTCGAGCGTCCGCACGGCCTGCGCGAGACCCTGCGCCTGCGTCAGTGCGTCTTCCGTGGCGCGCAGCGCGAGTGCCGCGGATCCGGTGTCGCCCGTAGCGAGGGCCGCACGGGCCGCGGCGAGCTGTTCGTCGGCGAAGCCGAGCCGGTGCTGCGCCTGTGCGACGTTGTCGGCGACGGTGACGAGCGCCGACCCGGCATAGGTCGCCTCGAGCCGCGCCAACCGGTCGGCCGCCGCGGGAAGGGCGTCGCCGGCGGCCGTGCGGAGCGCGCCGAGTCGCTCGATCGCGGCGGGCGCGTCGGCGCCGAGCCGGCGGAGCGCGGCGAACCGTTCGGACTGCTCTTCGAGCCGGCCGGTCGCCTGCGCGCAGAGCGCGAGCACCTCGGAGTGCCACGCCCGCACCTGTTCGTCGGAGTCGGCGACCTCGTCATCGAGCTTCTGGCGCAGAGAGAACGCGCGGTCGAGCTCGGCGCGGGAGGCGCTGAGGGCCGCCGTGAAATCGGCGGTGGCGGATGCGGGGAACTCGGCGGTCGCGAAGCCGAGCTCTTGCTCACCGGTGCGGATCGCGTCGTCGGTTTCGACGAGCGCTGCGGACGCGCGTCGGGCGAGGTCGGCGGTGCTCTCGGCCGGAGCCGAACCCGAGGCCGAAGTCGCACCCGCCGAGCCCGGCCGGCGACGGCGGCTGCGCACCACGAAGAAGATGACCACGGCCACGATTGCGACACCGGCGATGACCGCGATCACGACTCCCGCATCGACCCCGGAGGATCCGTCACCGGCACCCGAGCCGCCGGTGGCCGCATCCGTGATGCCGGCGGCGGCGGCGGCGATCGCGCCGTTCCAGTCCTGGTCACGCAGCTCCGGCAGCACGTTCTGCTGCTCGATGGTCGACAGTTGGTTCTCGTCGAGGGGGCCGGCGGCGTCGCCGGAGAGGTAGTACTGACCCGCGTCGACCGCGATCGCCAGCAGATACTGGTTGGTCCCGAGACCGTTCTGCTGGGCCGCGGCGTTCGCCCAGCCCTCCGCATCTGCGGGATTGCTGAACCGGTCGACGAAGACGACCCAGAGGTCCAGGCCCGTGTCGTCGGCGAGCTGGTCGAGGCGCACCTCGGCGGCGTCGATCTCGTCCGAGCCGAGCACGGCGGCTTCGTCGAGGACGTAGCCCGATTCGAGCGTGACCGGATCGGCGGCGGATGCGGGCGCCGCACCGAGGAGGACCACCGCGCAGACGGCGGCCAGGGCGAGACTCCCGCGCGCGCGCATCCGTTGCCTCCTCCGGGCACGAACGCGCCCCCGCGTGAAGTCTATGCAGTGGATCTTGTGTTCTGCCCGGGATGGCACGCACGCGGGTCGCTGCCGTCCTCGGGCGCTTCGCGTGGGTACGCTGACCCCCCGATGGACGACCGATACGGACACGATGTTCTCGCCGCGGGATGGCGCGCGAAGCACCAGCGCGAGCTCGCGCGGATCCCGGCCTCGCGCGATCTCGTGGTCGAGGTGGCGGAGGACGGCTACTGCGGCGCGGTGATGTCGGTGACGGGCGGGCTGGTGGAGCTCGAAGACCGGCACGGGCGCCGACGGATGTTCCCGCTCGGGCCTGGTTTCCTCGTCGACGGCGCCCCTGTCGTGCTCGTGGCGGCGCCGCCCGCCGCCGCTGGCGCCCCGAAGCGGACCGCATCCGGATCCTTCGCCGTCGCCGATGCGCGCGCCCGCGTCGCGCGACCGAGCCGGATCCTGGTCGAGGGGCGGCATGACGCCGAACTCGTGGAGAAGGTGTGGGGCGACGACCTGCGGGTCGAAGGCGTGGTGGTGGAGTATCTGCAGGGCGTCGATCTGCTCTCGGACCTACTGGATGCGGAGCCGCCGAACGCCGAGCGCCGGTACGGGGTACTGGTCGACCACCTGGTGACGGGGTCGAAGGAGGCCCGCATCGCGCAGGCGGTGGAGCGCGGCCGGCACGGCGCGCACGTGCGGATCGTCGGCCACCCGTACATCGACGTGTGGCAGTGCGTGACTCCGCAGGCGGTCGGCATCCGGGCGTGGCCCGAGGTGCCCCGCGGCACCGACTGGAAGACCGGCGTCTGCCGCGCGCTCGGCTGGCCGGCGCGAGACCAGGCGGACTTCGCCCGGGCCTGGCAGCGGATCCTCGCGTCGGTGCACTCCTACCGTGACCTGGAGCCCGCGCTGCTCGGACGCGTCGAGGAGCTCATCGACTTCGTCACGGCCTGAGCGGGCGCCGAAAGGGCGTTCGGGGGCCGCGTGATCACGCGCAGCCCGCGCGCTGATTACGCTCGGAGGGTGACCGACCCCGCATCCGGCTCCTTTCGCGACCGTCCCGTCTCCTTCGTTCGGCGGAGCGGACGGATGACCGAAGCGCAGGATCGCGCGTGGAGCGAGCTCGCGCCCGCCCTCGTGCTCGACGTCGTGCGCGGGGAGGCGGTGACGAGCATCGCGCCCGGGGCCGAGATCGATCCGGAGGCGGTGTGGGGGCGCCGGGCGCCGCTCATCGTGGAGATCGGATCGGGTCAGGGGCACGCGATCATGCACGCCGCGACCACGCGACCGGATGCGGACTTCCTCGCGGTCGAGGTGTTCCGCGCGGGTCTTGCCCGCACGATGCTCGACGCCGAGCGCGCGGACGTGCGGAACCTGCGCCTGGTCGAGGCGAACGCGCCCGAGGTGCTCGCACACCTGCTGCCGGCGGCATCCGTCGATGAGCTGTGGATCTTCTTCCCCGACCCGTGGCACAAGAACAAGCACACCAAGCGGCGCCTCGTGCAGCCGGAGTTCGCCCCGCTGGCCGCGCGCGTCCTGCGCCCCGGGGGAACGCTGCGACTCGCGACGGACTGGGAGGACTACGCGGTGCAGATGCGCGACGTCCTCGACCGGGCGGACGATCTGACCCGCGGTTTCGAGGGGGACTGGGCGCCCCGGTTCGAGGGGCGAGTGCGGACGGCGTTCGAGCGCAAGGGCGAACGCGTCGGGCGCGCCATCCGAGACCTCGCGTACGTGCGGCCGGGGGCCTGAGGTGATCGCCGAACGCGAGCAGATCGCCGTCCGAGAGCTCCGGGTCGGCGCCGTCGTTCCCGCCCTCCTCACCTGCCTCGCCGCTCCGGCGTTCTTCGTGCTGCTCACCCCCTGGCTCGGCTGGCTGCTGCTCGCCGCGGGGCTGCTCACCGCGTGGGCGTGGGATCGACGCAGGCCGCAGAACCCGCTCGTGCCCGACGGGCCTCGGGCGCCGTCGCTTCTTCGCGACCTGTCGCTCATCGCGGCCGGGATGCTGATCGTGAGCGCCATCCCGCTCGCGGCCGAGCTCGACAACGTCGCGATGCTGCGATTCACGCTCGCGCTCGGCGGCGCCGTGGTGGTGCCCTATGCGATCTCGCGGTTCGTGTACCGCGATCGCGCCATCCGCTTCCCTTGGCGAGGAGGCGGGACGTGGACGCGCTTCCAGTGGGCGTGGCTCGCGGCGGTGCTGGTGCTGGGATGGGCGATTCTGCCGTTCTATTTCATCACCTCGGGCGTCTACCAGAACTGGCCCGTCGTCGACTCGCCCGAACTCATCGCGCGGCTGTTCGTCGGGGTGGGAGCGGTCGGGATCTGGGACGAACTGTTCTTCATCTGCACGGTCTTCGCCCTCCTGCGTCGGCACCTGCCGATGCCGGCCGCGAACGTTCTGCAGACGATCGTCTTCGTCTCCTTCCTCTGGGAGCTCGGCTACCGCGCGTGGGGTCCGGTGCTCACCATCCCCTTCGCATTGCTGCAAGGCTTCGTGTTCTTGCGCACCCGGTCGCTCGGCTATGTCGTGACCGTGCACCTGCTGTTCGACGCGGTCGTCTTCGCGGTGCTCGTGCACGCGCACAACCCGGGCCTGCTGGACGGCTGGTTCCTGGTCTGAGGTGCGGTCCGCCGGCGGATGCTGCGGCGGGGGAATCAGCCGGGCACGTGCTCGGTGAGGATACGGGTCAGCAGAAGCCGAGCTGTCAGCCCGCCCCCCGGTGTGTCGACGAGGGTGATTGCTCCGCCGTCGTGCTCCACGAGTTCGCGGGCGATCGCCAGCCCCAATCCGGAACCCCCGACCGTCGTGCTCCAGAAGCGATCGAACGCCCGCGCCCGGTCCTCCGCCGACATCCCCGGCCCGTGGTCGATCACCTCGATGAGCGCCCCCGAGGACAGAGTCGACTCGCGGATGGTCACGATGCCGCCGGCGGGACTTGCCCGGAGCGCGTTGTCGATGAGGTTGTCGAGCGCCTGCTCGAGATGGCCGGTCGTCGCGCGGACGTGTCGCTCTGCGGACGCCATCTCGACGACGATCCGGACACCCGCGTCCTCGGCGGATTCCGCCCAGAAGCGACCGCGCTCGCCGAGCACCGCACCGACGTCGATCGCGGCGGGTGCGCCCGACGGTGCTTGGCTTCGCGCCAGCGCGAGCAAGTCGGAGACGAGTCGACTGAGGCGACCGGATTCGCGCAGGGCGCGATCGACGGCGGCCTTGTCGTCCGGATCGTGCAGGCGATCGTGCAGGTTCTCAAGTCCCAGGCGGAGCGCGGTGAGCGGCGTTCGCAGCTGGTGCGACGCGTCCGCCGTGAACGCCTGCTGAGCGGAAAGGAGGACGTCGATCCGCCGGGCGGCTTCGTTGAGGGTGTCGGCGAGGCGTCGCATCTCCGGGGGACCCATCTCGTCGAGGTTCGCGCGGACCTTCACGTCGCCGTCGGAGATGCGGCCGGCCATCGCGTCCAGAAGCCGGAGCGGGCGCAGGATCGACGTCGCGACAACCGCGCTCACGATCACCGACAGCACGAGGACGATCGAACCCACGCCGAGCCGGAAGAGCCAGATGCTCTGCACCTGAGCATCCACCGGCGCACTCGGTACGGTCACCCGCACGGCACCGTCGACACGGCCCTCGTCGGTTTTGGCGGGAACGGTGACCTGGAGCCCCTTCTCACCCAGCACGGATTCGTCGAGCGATCGGACGCTCTCCTCGCCTGCCAGGGCCGCGTCGAAGTCCACGTCCTGGGCGCCGACGACCGCGCGCCCGAGGGCGGGTTCGCGGTCGGTGCCGATGAGTTCGACCCGTCCGGCGGTCTGGTCTTCGACCTCGTCGCGGAGCTGTACCAGCGCCAGTCGCGCGCCGCGCGGTGGCCTCGTCAGCTTCTGTCGCCGTCGCGAGGAGCACCGCGATCGTGCGTGCTTCTCTCAGGGCGACCTCGCGCTGGCCGTCGCGCAGCAGTTGACTGAGATTCAGCCCGACCGGCAACGTGAACGCGATGAGGGCGATCGTGACGATCACCAGGTACGACGTGACGAGCCTACGGCGCATCGGCGCGCTCCACTCGGAAACCGACCCCCCGAACGGTCGTGATCACGACGTCCGGTCCGAGC
It includes:
- a CDS encoding carboxymuconolactone decarboxylase family protein, whose translation is MSEERRVHLAKSAPSAYRALEAFAKSVGQVATDGGIDDRLKELVQLHASQLNGCAFCVRVHVDRGLTAGLDADVIAQIPTWRESGVFSERERAGLELAEAITFIDEGGVADDVYDRVGAILTEPEYVALSWILVSINAFNRVAIAGRYPVPPRSAS
- a CDS encoding PspA/IM30 family protein; protein product: MAKQSIFGRISTLVRANVNAMIDSAEDPQKMLDQLVRDYSNNIADAESAIAETIGNLRLLERDHQEDVQAAAEWGSKALAASRRADEMRNAGNGADADKFDNLAKIALQRQISEESQAKAAAPQIAAQTEVVDKLKDGLNGMKTKLEQLRTKRSELLARAKVAEAQNKVHDAIKSVNVLDPTSDIGRFEDKIRRQEALAQGKAELAASSLDAQFESLDDIGELTEVEARLAALKAGGSTQGALGAGAEPQAAPQQQISQQLPHQQ
- a CDS encoding Fe-S oxidoreductase, producing the protein MNARPAPAGWRERAAAAVERGRRIDRFIPAALLDSPISRAGYLYGCAVGWVWGTIWSRGRIERHGSLFVFRGLPEWAFPRGGVCVGHCFLTGDAPVDDRLLAHESTHERQWRRYGFLMPVLYRFAGRDPLRNRFEIEAGLEDGNYLPRTRRPAA
- a CDS encoding arginase family protein; the encoded protein is MTRFLIVPQWQGSPSARAMNLIDGADAIAGDLPRSACERIPVPLEAGDELGTGVHRYSALRQVRLALDAAFAPLTERALTIGGDCSVAVAGVGRSAADHGRVAVVWADAHPDLHSPETSTSHAFGGMALRAVLGDGAPELTLPSGTVRPSDVILVGARALDDAEVDYIAAHGIRIIDSEALRDPAALATAVAELGVDAVHVHVDVDVLDPAEMPGVKASEPFGAALADLIAAIKELRAATPLAGASLAGFAPASAASAPDDMGTLLRLIGALA
- a CDS encoding alpha/beta fold hydrolase, which gives rise to MSTALPDDTAERGADSFDEFSFLPVQAAEIGRVEPPPRVRRVRLGLPDGRTLSALRYGDSPPVATFLHGAGLNAHTWDTTVLALGLPALAIDLAGHGDSSWRDDLDYSPATLAQDVVAAVDAWTDRPQLLVGHSLGGLTAAAVAAARADLVDRLVIVDITPGVNPDAGPRQVREFFAGPTDWASRDELVDRALAFGLGGSRDAAARGVYLNSRVRADGRVEWKHHFAHLAAAAAAASASSVPTPGAGDPVRNVLSHSGWDDLAAVHSPVLLIRGAEGYVTEADAEEFGDRHPTAAIVVVDSHHNVHEEIPVRLAELLRDEAALLSSSGAPTPEEVARP
- a CDS encoding tyrosine-protein phosphatase, with protein sequence MSTLTPALAGAVNFRDVGGLPAATGTTRSGVLFRSGSLARIDEPARTQIAGIGLRRIVDLRDDDEVALEPTLGDLAVADTVRVPLVLGSVASFFENDMSLDELYAHIVDESAPRLVEVVRAVIETQPVLVHCTAGKDRTGVSVALILSAAGVEEDAVVADYARTAANLDPERARRIVSWLRRVHPDAVHLEELVTGSPEPAMRGLLERLRGSHGDPADYLRAAGVSDDELAELRRILIAPR
- a CDS encoding SIP domain-containing protein, giving the protein MSENLTHSASACRASKHVRAQHLVTADESSLSDLEMLLTTLPLCSTGRVFVEVLDESDIVDITVPARMTITWLARSQRSGAPGTGRACAPGSALSRAVIAWADEMLCTEEACGTSVTLLGGYLGTADIVDHLTEAHGIPADRIRTPERFAAVIHR
- a CDS encoding ABC transporter substrate-binding protein; the protein is MFRRTSLAAAALLAAAALTLTACAGPSSPVASTAGPADPDATVSVRLVLEPTNLDIRETSGAALDQILIDNVYQGLVSRTPQQEIVPALASDWTVSDDGLTYQFTLRDGVTFHDGQELTAQDVVWSLTQHRDTASWIDASTLAGVTGITADGQTITLTLAGPDSQLLWNLTGRAGVVLKEGDTVDYKTAANGTGPFTLDNWTQGASITLARSDSYWGEPAAAAEVAFEYIPDNQAALNAAQAGELDVVTGFDANLKDQIEANGDFALSIGASTDKGTLAFNQTSGPLADKRVRQAIRQAIDHDAIVEALGAGETLYGPIPSLDPGYEDLSDVAPYDPDAATQLLADAGAEDTELTLTIPNFYPTTIAQLLVSDLNAVGVTLTVNSVDFSTWLQDVYTNRDFDLSFVLHTEARDFQNWANPEYYFTYANPEVTDLYAQSRAATSDDEADSLLAEAARIVSEDAAADWLYNGASVAAVSTQVSGMPADNLNERLNVAELSKSAG